The Cellulomonas sp. S1-8 genome has a window encoding:
- a CDS encoding DUF5719 family protein translates to MTAGATRRETRRPSRGRWARPALRAASGLLVIALAGGALAGAAQLGAAGTGPAAADEVEVAPTPVTLQCPGPVLLPQRAERGDAAFDPAPVAPEVAVDALTIAGPGAGALAVLPLGGTAAVDDLAAGGGTVHQDGVDGPLVVRAQPQDVAPLVAATGTSLVTDGDARGLSAASCRAPSSDDWLVGGATSVGSTATLVLTNPGLTAAQVDLEIFGPNGPVEPTTTQHVVAPGATKTVDLGGAAAEQAALVLHVTSTGGLVSAHVQDTAVRGFTPAGTDLVVPGAAPARRQVVTGVSTPTTEIGAAAAPVLRLLAPGDTGTTATVTLLGPDGPVDLPGADEVPLAPGEVTDVPLGGLPSDSYTVVVDADVPVVAAASTSRTGDPGELDDVPRIERAWSPATALGTHGAVALPRGVRGRVVVGAVGEDDVERGEATAVLRVLGRDGQVLSEHDVSVDAGTTGGWDVADLATDAAGLELEPTGGAGLAWAVVLTVVQPDGRLVAVLDPVPAVGEVTAVVVREDARPARG, encoded by the coding sequence ATGACCGCCGGTGCAACGCGGCGCGAGACCCGCCGCCCCTCGCGCGGGCGATGGGCGCGGCCTGCCCTGCGGGCGGCGTCCGGCCTGCTCGTGATCGCGCTCGCGGGCGGTGCGCTCGCCGGCGCCGCCCAGCTCGGTGCCGCGGGCACGGGGCCCGCCGCCGCCGACGAGGTCGAGGTCGCGCCGACGCCCGTGACCCTGCAGTGCCCGGGACCCGTCCTGCTGCCGCAGCGCGCCGAGCGCGGCGACGCGGCCTTCGACCCGGCGCCGGTGGCACCCGAGGTCGCGGTCGACGCGCTGACGATCGCGGGACCCGGCGCCGGCGCGCTCGCCGTGCTCCCGCTCGGCGGGACCGCTGCGGTGGACGACCTCGCAGCGGGCGGCGGCACCGTGCACCAGGACGGCGTCGACGGCCCGCTCGTCGTGCGTGCCCAGCCGCAGGACGTCGCGCCTCTCGTCGCGGCCACCGGCACGTCCCTCGTCACCGACGGCGACGCGCGCGGCCTGTCCGCCGCCTCGTGCCGCGCGCCCTCGAGCGACGACTGGCTCGTCGGCGGTGCCACGTCCGTCGGGTCGACGGCCACGCTCGTGCTCACGAACCCGGGCCTGACCGCCGCGCAGGTCGACCTCGAGATCTTCGGACCCAACGGTCCCGTCGAGCCGACGACGACGCAGCACGTCGTCGCGCCGGGTGCGACGAAGACCGTGGACCTCGGCGGAGCGGCCGCCGAGCAGGCCGCGCTGGTGCTGCACGTCACCTCGACGGGCGGGCTCGTCTCGGCGCACGTGCAGGACACCGCGGTGCGCGGCTTCACGCCGGCAGGCACCGACCTCGTCGTCCCGGGTGCGGCACCCGCGCGGCGGCAGGTGGTGACGGGCGTCTCCACGCCGACGACCGAGATCGGGGCGGCCGCCGCGCCCGTGCTGCGTCTGCTGGCGCCCGGCGACACGGGCACGACCGCGACCGTGACGCTGCTGGGCCCCGACGGACCCGTCGACCTGCCGGGCGCGGACGAGGTGCCGCTGGCGCCCGGCGAGGTCACGGACGTGCCGCTCGGCGGCCTGCCGTCGGACTCCTACACGGTGGTCGTCGACGCCGACGTGCCCGTCGTGGCGGCGGCCAGCACGTCGCGGACGGGCGACCCGGGGGAGCTCGACGACGTGCCGCGCATCGAGCGCGCCTGGTCGCCGGCCACCGCGCTCGGCACGCACGGCGCGGTCGCGCTGCCCCGCGGCGTGCGGGGACGCGTCGTCGTCGGCGCGGTCGGCGAGGACGACGTCGAGCGGGGCGAGGCGACCGCCGTGCTGCGCGTGCTGGGCCGGGACGGACAGGTGCTGTCCGAGCACGACGTGAGCGTCGACGCGGGCACCACGGGCGGGTGGGACGTGGCCGACCTCGCGACGGACGCGGCAGGGCTGGAGCTCGAGCCGACGGGCGGCGCGGGGCTGGCGTGGGCCGTCGTGCTCACGGTCGTGCAGCCGGACGGCCGGCTCGTCGCCGTGCTCGACCCGGTGCCGGCCGTGGGTGAGGTGACGGCGGTCGTGGTGCGCGAGGACGCACGGCCGGCGCGGGGCTGA
- a CDS encoding glycosyltransferase — MTDTLSPVDPITTAAVPVTTPVTAVVVTRGRTGYLPVTLAALAAQTRRPLRVLVVDVAPDDVPVGPVVDAAFADAAAPVPRLSVVRAPQARTFGEAVRVGLETLDGVLDERPTTWLWLLHDDSAPAPEALARLVRTVSNAPSVVVAGCKQRTWTDPERLLEVGVRTTRSGRRVTDVEPGELDQGQHDGRTDVLGVGLAGSLVRRDVWDALGGTDPALGPFGDGLDLSRRARLAGHRVVVVPTAVVRHAQAAYHGLRPARGGVVRGEDPAEREVDLDGDGEPDSADPTRSFAARRLSLLHQRLSTAPLPLVPVVVLLTLGVAVLRSLGQIAAKHPQLAVTELRVALLVLLRPGPVRRARAAGRTTRVLPRRTLRPLQATWRDVWQQARDRRLARLEARRVVRAPSELELSELAALATRRRVTAGLVVLVLALLTVAAVGRLIGPVAAGAPLVGDALARATTDLSDVWAAATSGWVTGGLGAAGPADPLLVVLVALAVPLGGELAAALGLLVLGGVLLAGVGAWCAAGAATRSVGVRAWAALVWACAPALLLAVGDGRVGAVVAHAALPWVALGLARGLGVQRVDQVLSAVATARRDDDDEPDADAAAEARADAAASHVGPEAEVVTPVRGVALVPTPRAPVSGAVPVTPEPAATGTDALPDPSVLVGAPDPSGSVAAAAGAALALAVAVAAAPVLLLPAMVLLGVVAAVAPRGRVRVLGVLVPTLVLLAPFLVEAGGRGAAGVRMLLADTGPAAAAAPAPALARVLGVPSDPVSLVPDVLPGVVAAAWPYATGTVLVVLAALALLRGPAVARGVRVCWTVAAVGIAAGAAVAVLPTAVTPDGIGPAWTGVTVSLTTLGLLGAAVLGGDRLTVRLAQRAFGWRQPVVALGTAIAVVAVAGAGVGWAWSARTGDAVDLRASSVPVVPVVGQQGGQSDAASRVLALSVRADGSADFSLLRADGDQHVDHAAAVVLRGVTGPLDAPTVPGADAAAAEVGALAARLVRGAAGDVAPDVAALGVGDVLVPAVADDAPATRTARSRLVGVLDATAGLERVTHDGAGTLWRVRATQGEAVTSWARLVDGAAADPGAAADPGAAAVAVAADHRTVGTVVPAGEGRRVLVLAERSDAGWHAWLDGRPLERADAGWRQAFALGADGGTLEVRYVAPLRTPWLAALGLTTLVTVLLALPLRRRRGVRT, encoded by the coding sequence ATGACTGACACGCTGTCCCCCGTGGACCCCATCACGACCGCCGCGGTACCGGTGACGACGCCGGTGACCGCGGTCGTCGTGACCCGCGGACGCACCGGCTACCTGCCCGTCACGCTCGCGGCGCTCGCCGCGCAGACCCGCCGGCCGTTGCGCGTGCTCGTCGTCGACGTCGCCCCGGACGACGTCCCGGTCGGGCCGGTCGTCGACGCAGCGTTCGCCGACGCCGCCGCGCCCGTCCCGCGGCTGTCCGTCGTGCGCGCCCCGCAGGCCCGGACGTTCGGCGAGGCGGTGCGCGTCGGGCTGGAGACGCTCGACGGCGTCCTCGACGAGCGCCCCACGACGTGGCTGTGGCTGCTGCACGACGACAGCGCCCCCGCCCCGGAGGCGCTCGCGCGGCTCGTCCGGACGGTCTCCAACGCGCCGTCGGTCGTCGTGGCCGGCTGCAAGCAGCGCACCTGGACCGACCCCGAGCGCCTGCTCGAGGTCGGCGTGCGCACGACGCGCTCGGGCCGGCGCGTCACGGACGTCGAGCCGGGCGAGCTCGACCAGGGCCAGCACGACGGGCGCACCGACGTGCTGGGCGTGGGGCTCGCCGGCTCGCTCGTGCGTCGCGACGTGTGGGACGCCCTCGGCGGCACCGACCCCGCCCTCGGCCCGTTCGGCGACGGGCTGGACCTCTCACGGCGGGCGCGGCTCGCCGGGCACCGGGTCGTGGTCGTCCCCACGGCCGTCGTCCGGCACGCGCAGGCCGCCTACCACGGGCTGCGGCCCGCCCGCGGCGGCGTGGTCCGCGGCGAGGACCCCGCCGAGCGCGAGGTCGACCTCGACGGTGACGGCGAGCCCGACAGCGCGGACCCGACCCGCTCCTTCGCGGCCCGCCGCCTCTCGCTGCTGCACCAGCGGCTCTCGACCGCACCGCTGCCGCTGGTCCCCGTCGTCGTCCTGCTGACGCTCGGCGTCGCCGTGCTGCGCAGCCTCGGCCAGATCGCGGCGAAGCACCCACAGCTGGCCGTCACCGAGCTGCGGGTCGCGCTGCTGGTGCTGCTGCGTCCCGGGCCGGTGCGCCGGGCGCGCGCCGCCGGCCGCACCACCCGCGTGCTGCCGCGCCGGACCCTGCGCCCGTTGCAGGCGACGTGGCGCGACGTGTGGCAGCAGGCCCGCGACCGGCGCCTCGCGCGCCTGGAGGCGCGTCGCGTCGTCCGCGCCCCGAGCGAGCTCGAGCTGAGCGAGCTCGCGGCCCTCGCGACGCGACGCCGGGTGACGGCCGGGCTGGTCGTGCTCGTGCTCGCGCTGCTCACCGTCGCGGCGGTGGGGCGCCTGATCGGCCCCGTCGCGGCCGGTGCACCGCTCGTGGGGGACGCCCTCGCGCGCGCGACGACCGACCTGAGCGACGTCTGGGCCGCGGCGACGTCCGGCTGGGTCACCGGTGGTCTCGGCGCGGCCGGCCCGGCCGACCCGCTGCTCGTCGTCCTCGTGGCGCTCGCGGTGCCGCTGGGGGGCGAGCTCGCGGCCGCGCTCGGGCTGCTGGTCCTCGGCGGCGTGCTGCTGGCGGGGGTCGGTGCGTGGTGCGCGGCGGGCGCCGCGACGCGGTCGGTCGGCGTCCGCGCCTGGGCCGCGCTGGTCTGGGCCTGTGCACCGGCGCTGCTGCTGGCCGTCGGCGACGGGCGCGTCGGTGCCGTCGTCGCGCACGCCGCGCTGCCGTGGGTCGCCCTGGGCCTGGCGCGCGGGCTGGGCGTCCAGCGCGTCGACCAGGTGCTGTCGGCCGTGGCCACCGCACGACGGGACGACGACGACGAGCCGGACGCCGACGCCGCCGCGGAGGCACGCGCCGACGCCGCGGCGTCGCACGTCGGCCCCGAGGCCGAGGTCGTCACCCCGGTGCGCGGCGTCGCCCTCGTCCCCACACCCCGCGCACCGGTCTCCGGTGCGGTGCCCGTGACGCCGGAGCCGGCGGCGACGGGGACCGACGCGCTGCCCGACCCGTCCGTGCTGGTCGGAGCCCCCGACCCGAGCGGCTCCGTGGCCGCGGCCGCCGGCGCCGCGCTCGCGCTCGCGGTCGCCGTGGCGGCGGCACCCGTCCTGCTCCTGCCGGCGATGGTCCTGCTCGGTGTCGTCGCCGCCGTCGCCCCCCGGGGACGCGTGCGGGTGCTCGGCGTGCTGGTCCCGACCCTCGTGCTCCTCGCACCCTTCCTCGTCGAGGCGGGCGGCCGCGGTGCCGCCGGCGTCCGGATGCTGCTCGCCGACACCGGCCCGGCGGCCGCCGCGGCACCGGCTCCGGCCCTCGCGCGCGTCCTCGGCGTCCCGTCCGACCCGGTCTCGCTCGTCCCGGACGTGCTGCCCGGTGTGGTCGCCGCCGCCTGGCCGTACGCGACGGGGACCGTGCTGGTGGTCCTCGCTGCGCTCGCGCTGCTGCGGGGCCCCGCCGTCGCCCGCGGGGTCCGGGTGTGCTGGACGGTCGCGGCCGTCGGCATCGCCGCCGGTGCTGCCGTGGCCGTGCTGCCCACGGCAGTGACCCCGGACGGCATCGGCCCCGCCTGGACGGGGGTGACGGTCTCGCTCACCACCCTCGGGCTGCTCGGCGCCGCCGTGCTCGGCGGGGACCGACTGACGGTCCGCCTGGCGCAGCGCGCCTTCGGGTGGCGGCAGCCCGTCGTGGCGCTCGGGACGGCGATCGCCGTCGTCGCCGTCGCGGGCGCCGGCGTCGGCTGGGCGTGGTCGGCGCGGACGGGTGACGCCGTCGACCTGCGCGCGTCGTCCGTGCCCGTCGTCCCCGTGGTCGGCCAACAGGGCGGGCAGTCCGACGCGGCGTCGCGTGTGCTCGCGCTGAGCGTGCGCGCTGACGGCTCCGCCGACTTCTCCCTGCTGCGCGCCGACGGCGACCAGCACGTCGACCACGCCGCTGCGGTGGTGCTGCGCGGTGTCACCGGCCCGCTCGACGCGCCGACCGTGCCGGGTGCCGATGCCGCCGCCGCCGAGGTCGGCGCGCTCGCCGCACGCCTCGTGCGCGGTGCGGCCGGCGACGTGGCGCCCGACGTGGCCGCGCTCGGCGTCGGCGACGTCCTCGTCCCCGCGGTCGCCGACGACGCGCCCGCGACCCGGACGGCGCGCTCCCGGCTCGTCGGCGTGCTCGACGCGACGGCAGGCCTCGAGCGGGTGACCCACGACGGGGCCGGCACGCTGTGGCGCGTGCGGGCGACACAGGGCGAGGCGGTGACGTCGTGGGCGCGCCTCGTCGACGGCGCGGCCGCCGACCCGGGTGCGGCGGCCGACCCGGGTGCGGCGGCCGTGGCCGTCGCGGCCGACCACCGCACCGTGGGCACGGTCGTGCCCGCGGGGGAGGGCAGGCGCGTGCTCGTGCTCGCCGAGAGGTCCGACGCCGGCTGGCACGCCTGGCTCGACGGCCGGCCGCTCGAGCGTGCCGACGCCGGGTGGCGCCAGGCGTTCGCGCTCGGCGCCGACGGTGGCACGCTCGAGGTGCGGTACGTCGCACCCCTGCGGACCCCCTGGCTCGCCGCGCTCGGGCTGACGACGCTGGTCACGGTCCTCCTGGCGCTCCCGCTGCGACGTCGACGCGGGGTGCGGACATGA
- a CDS encoding WhiB family transcriptional regulator: protein MWHLLDDESFPNDVATPAPDLMPSNVLPIFGAPEDDGPMGWQERALCAQTDPEAFFPEKGGSTREAKKVCTQCDVRAECLEYALENDERFGIWGGLSERERRKLKRRVV from the coding sequence ATGTGGCACCTGCTCGACGACGAGAGCTTCCCGAACGACGTCGCCACCCCCGCACCCGACCTCATGCCCTCGAACGTGCTGCCGATCTTCGGCGCGCCCGAGGACGACGGACCGATGGGGTGGCAGGAGCGCGCGCTGTGCGCGCAGACCGACCCCGAGGCGTTCTTCCCCGAGAAGGGCGGCTCGACCCGCGAGGCCAAGAAGGTGTGCACGCAGTGCGACGTGCGCGCCGAGTGCCTCGAGTACGCGCTCGAGAACGACGAGCGCTTCGGCATCTGGGGCGGCCTGTCCGAGCGCGAGCGGCGCAAGCTGAAGCGACGCGTGGTCTGA
- a CDS encoding TIGR03089 family protein: MSPLPSRSPSDVTTLLDVLQGEPGRPRITWYGPDGERVELSGAVLANWVAKSTNLLVDEADAAPGVRIALDLPPHWRALVWALAAWRCGACVVLGPDTGGGVDVVVTDRPADARDAPLVVAVALPALARAFDAPLPAHAVDGAAVLSYADVVTWAPTTDPGSPALVTDGTVLPHSALLAHPAPPARRVALAADDLAAVLRSALATWAADGSVVLVERSTAAALRDDPARRARVLDPERVTDDLLGAASPA, from the coding sequence ATGTCGCCCCTCCCGAGCCGGTCCCCGTCCGACGTCACCACGCTCCTCGACGTGCTCCAGGGTGAGCCGGGTCGTCCCCGGATCACCTGGTACGGCCCCGACGGGGAGCGCGTCGAGCTGTCGGGAGCCGTCCTGGCCAACTGGGTGGCCAAGAGCACGAACCTGCTCGTCGACGAAGCGGACGCCGCGCCCGGCGTGCGCATCGCCCTGGACCTGCCGCCGCACTGGCGGGCGCTCGTCTGGGCGCTGGCCGCGTGGCGGTGCGGCGCCTGCGTGGTGCTCGGCCCGGACACCGGCGGCGGGGTGGACGTCGTGGTGACCGACCGCCCCGCGGACGCCCGCGACGCGCCGCTCGTCGTCGCGGTCGCGCTCCCCGCGCTCGCCCGCGCGTTCGACGCCCCGCTGCCCGCCCACGCGGTCGACGGCGCGGCCGTCCTGTCCTACGCGGACGTCGTCACGTGGGCGCCGACGACCGACCCGGGTTCCCCCGCCCTCGTGACCGACGGCACCGTCCTGCCGCACTCCGCGCTGCTCGCGCACCCGGCACCCCCAGCCCGACGCGTGGCCCTCGCGGCGGACGACCTCGCGGCCGTGCTGCGCTCCGCGCTCGCCACGTGGGCCGCCGACGGGTCCGTGGTCCTCGTCGAGCGCTCCACCGCCGCCGCACTGCGCGACGACCCGGCGCGCCGGGCCCGGGTGCTGGACCCCGAGCGCGTCACCGACGACCTGCTGGGGGCCGCGTCACCCGCGTGA
- a CDS encoding glycosyltransferase family 2 protein, giving the protein MPLDILVPYWGDPRLLQETVRSVLAQDSPDWLLTVVDDAYPDRTVQEWMATLDDPRVRYVRKERNEGITATFRTCVELATQERLVLPGCDDVLLPGYVRTVLAAHRAHPDVAVVQPGVRVIDAAGEPATPLADRVKALLRPRGPARVLRGERLATSLLHGDWLYFPSLAFRRETLLATPFQPGRAVIQDLALVIDMVAAGEGLLLEPEVCFLYRRHASASAPGTGRFDGEVAYFRDAAAQMRALGWRRAERAARWRVTSRLHALATLAVPGAADRRALWRLAVSRG; this is encoded by the coding sequence GTGCCGCTCGACATCCTCGTCCCGTACTGGGGGGACCCCCGACTGCTGCAGGAGACGGTGCGCAGCGTCCTCGCGCAGGACAGCCCCGACTGGTTGCTCACCGTGGTGGACGACGCCTACCCCGACCGCACGGTGCAGGAGTGGATGGCGACGCTCGACGACCCGCGCGTGCGGTACGTGCGCAAGGAGCGCAACGAGGGGATCACCGCGACGTTCCGCACGTGCGTCGAGCTGGCGACGCAGGAGCGGCTGGTGCTGCCGGGGTGCGACGACGTCCTGCTGCCGGGGTACGTCCGCACCGTCCTCGCGGCGCACCGTGCCCACCCGGACGTCGCCGTGGTGCAGCCGGGCGTGCGGGTGATCGACGCGGCCGGCGAGCCGGCGACCCCGCTGGCCGACCGCGTCAAGGCGCTGCTGCGACCCCGGGGGCCGGCGCGCGTGCTGCGCGGCGAGCGGCTGGCGACGAGCCTGCTGCACGGCGACTGGCTGTACTTCCCGTCGTTGGCGTTCCGGCGCGAGACCCTGCTCGCCACGCCCTTCCAGCCCGGACGTGCCGTCATCCAGGACCTCGCGCTGGTGATCGACATGGTCGCGGCGGGGGAGGGCCTGCTGCTCGAGCCCGAGGTCTGCTTCCTCTACCGGCGGCACGCCAGCGCGTCCGCGCCGGGCACCGGACGCTTCGACGGCGAGGTCGCGTACTTCCGGGACGCCGCCGCGCAGATGCGGGCCCTCGGGTGGCGGCGTGCCGAGCGGGCCGCGCGGTGGCGCGTCACGTCGCGGCTGCACGCGCTCGCGACGCTGGCCGTGCCGGGTGCGGCCGACCGGCGGGCGCTGTGGCGGCTCGCGGTCTCACGCGGGTGA
- a CDS encoding glycosyltransferase family 2 protein, with protein MTAPARPRLLVVVPAWNEETVLPLVLDELAATVHDADVLVVNDGSTDGTAAVVRAHPRAMLLDLPLNLGVGGAMRAGFRFAQRHGYDRVVQLDADGQHNPADIARVVALLDEGADVAIGARFAGEGDYRARGPRRWAMALLSTVLSRTAATRLTDTTSGFRAANARAIALFARDYPAEYLGDTVESLVIACRAGLRIRQTPVTMRARAGGAPSHGPGKAAIFLGRAVLALGVALSRPMAPPPPAPRPTGAAA; from the coding sequence GTGACTGCACCCGCCCGTCCGCGGCTCCTCGTCGTCGTCCCCGCCTGGAACGAGGAGACGGTCCTGCCCCTCGTCCTCGACGAGCTGGCGGCGACCGTCCACGACGCCGACGTCCTCGTGGTCAACGACGGCTCCACCGACGGCACCGCCGCCGTCGTGCGGGCGCACCCCCGCGCGATGCTGCTCGACCTCCCGCTCAACCTCGGCGTCGGGGGGGCGATGCGCGCGGGCTTCCGGTTCGCGCAGCGGCACGGGTACGACCGTGTGGTGCAGCTCGACGCCGACGGCCAGCACAACCCGGCGGACATCGCCCGCGTCGTCGCGCTCCTCGACGAGGGTGCCGACGTCGCGATCGGCGCCCGGTTCGCCGGTGAGGGCGACTACCGCGCCCGCGGCCCGCGGCGCTGGGCCATGGCGCTGCTGTCGACCGTGCTGTCCCGCACGGCGGCGACCCGCCTGACCGACACGACGTCCGGCTTCCGGGCAGCCAACGCCCGCGCGATCGCGCTCTTCGCACGCGACTACCCGGCCGAGTACCTCGGCGACACCGTCGAGTCGCTGGTCATCGCGTGCCGGGCCGGCCTGCGCATCCGTCAGACCCCCGTCACCATGCGCGCGCGCGCCGGCGGCGCACCGTCCCACGGCCCCGGCAAGGCCGCGATCTTCCTCGGTCGGGCCGTGCTCGCCCTCGGGGTCGCCCTGTCCCGTCCCATGGCTCCGCCCCCGCCGGCGCCCCGCCCCACCGGAGCCGCCGCGTGA
- a CDS encoding DUF2304 domain-containing protein, whose amino-acid sequence MTGYAFAVASCVALVAFLLVLLRTRKLREKYVVVWIALALGVTVLSLFPDVVGTLARWAGVQTPSNLLFAASLLVLLLVCIQLSAEITALEEETRTLVEEVALLRLDVERGFIGPHASPAQGPPAPPQLDEAPQQQEP is encoded by the coding sequence GTGACCGGTTACGCGTTCGCCGTCGCGTCGTGCGTCGCGCTCGTCGCCTTCCTGCTCGTCCTGCTGCGCACCCGCAAGCTGCGCGAGAAGTACGTCGTGGTGTGGATCGCCCTGGCCCTCGGGGTCACGGTGCTCAGCCTCTTCCCCGACGTGGTCGGCACGCTCGCCCGGTGGGCCGGGGTGCAGACGCCCAGCAACCTGCTGTTCGCGGCGTCGCTGCTCGTGCTGCTGCTCGTGTGCATCCAGCTCAGCGCGGAGATCACCGCGCTGGAGGAGGAGACGCGCACCCTCGTGGAGGAGGTCGCCCTGCTGCGTCTCGACGTCGAGCGCGGGTTCATCGGCCCGCACGCGTCACCCGCGCAGGGCCCGCCCGCGCCGCCGCAGCTCGACGAGGCACCGCAGCAGCAGGAGCCGTGA
- a CDS encoding glycosyltransferase, protein MTGDGSTAPRVSVCMATFRGARWVEEQIASILAELGPDDELVVVDDASDDATPQVLARVDDPRVRIVLQHENRGYVRTFESALRAARGDVLLLADQDDVWVPGRLARMVDDLAVGDVVATNLATLGGPDAIPGPYGQSSWRLRGKVGGRRVRDVLGVLAGNRPYFGCAMGVRRGALDTLLPFPPFLVESHDLWIALYGNLTGTMVHDEAVSVLRRYHDDNTSPARPRGVRAALGSRLLLLRCLVELRRRGRALRG, encoded by the coding sequence GTGACGGGCGACGGGTCGACCGCCCCCCGCGTCAGCGTGTGCATGGCGACGTTCCGCGGCGCGCGCTGGGTCGAGGAGCAGATCGCCTCGATCCTGGCCGAGCTGGGGCCCGACGACGAGCTCGTGGTCGTGGACGACGCGTCCGACGACGCGACGCCGCAGGTGCTCGCGCGCGTCGACGACCCCCGCGTCCGGATCGTCCTGCAGCACGAGAACCGCGGCTACGTGCGGACGTTCGAGTCCGCGCTGCGCGCGGCGCGCGGTGACGTGCTGCTGCTCGCCGACCAGGACGACGTCTGGGTGCCGGGCCGCCTCGCACGCATGGTCGACGACCTGGCCGTCGGCGACGTCGTGGCGACCAACCTGGCGACCCTCGGCGGCCCCGACGCGATCCCCGGGCCCTACGGTCAGTCGTCCTGGCGGCTGCGCGGCAAGGTCGGGGGCCGCCGGGTGCGGGACGTGCTGGGGGTCCTGGCGGGCAACCGGCCGTACTTCGGCTGCGCGATGGGGGTGCGGCGGGGCGCGCTCGACACGCTGCTGCCGTTCCCGCCGTTCCTCGTCGAGTCGCACGACCTGTGGATCGCCCTGTACGGCAACCTCACGGGCACGATGGTGCACGACGAGGCCGTGAGCGTCCTGCGGCGGTACCACGACGACAACACCAGCCCCGCCCGGCCGCGCGGCGTGCGGGCGGCGCTGGGGTCACGGCTCCTGCTGCTGCGGTGCCTCGTCGAGCTGCGGCGGCGCGGGCGGGCCCTGCGCGGGTGA
- a CDS encoding glycosyltransferase, giving the protein MSSQGRRPVRGVAALVSSYHPDDRLAAVCASLAGQVDVVVVVDDGTGHSADAVLAACTAAGALVVRHPENRGIGAALCTAAARAADGPQRPTWFLTVDQDSVVPDGYVDALLAAAAAARDAGLDPALVGPAHVEDVGSRVAGRDGDVLLGREPLQSGLLVAADLAPAPGGLPFDAGLFIDGVDTEVYLRARTTGRAVVVAPGTRLGHRLGTVADAGAGLRLVHAAPFRYYYIARNRVHLVRRYGRRAPSWAAGAVLRDLRHLAVTSLLVPGRRARWRATLRGAVDGLRGVVGPDPERVGPRQPSPPRPEHDAPHER; this is encoded by the coding sequence ATGTCGTCGCAGGGACGCCGTCCGGTCCGCGGGGTCGCCGCGCTGGTCAGCTCGTACCATCCCGACGACCGGCTCGCGGCCGTCTGCGCGTCCCTCGCCGGGCAGGTCGACGTGGTGGTCGTGGTCGACGACGGCACCGGCCACTCGGCCGACGCGGTCCTCGCCGCGTGCACCGCCGCGGGCGCCCTCGTCGTGCGCCACCCGGAGAACCGGGGCATCGGTGCCGCGCTGTGCACGGCCGCCGCGCGCGCGGCGGACGGGCCGCAGCGGCCCACCTGGTTCCTCACGGTCGACCAGGACTCGGTCGTCCCCGACGGGTACGTCGACGCGCTGCTCGCCGCGGCGGCCGCCGCGCGGGACGCCGGGCTCGACCCCGCGCTGGTCGGACCGGCGCACGTCGAGGACGTCGGCTCCCGGGTCGCGGGGCGCGACGGCGACGTGCTGCTCGGCCGCGAGCCGCTGCAGTCGGGGCTGCTCGTCGCCGCCGACCTGGCGCCCGCGCCGGGAGGCCTCCCCTTCGACGCGGGCCTGTTCATCGACGGCGTCGACACCGAGGTGTACCTGCGCGCCCGGACGACGGGACGCGCCGTGGTCGTCGCACCCGGGACCCGCCTCGGCCACCGCCTCGGCACCGTCGCCGACGCCGGCGCGGGGCTGCGCCTCGTCCACGCGGCGCCGTTCCGCTACTACTACATCGCCCGCAACCGCGTGCACCTGGTGCGGCGGTACGGTCGGCGTGCACCCTCCTGGGCTGCGGGCGCCGTCCTGCGTGACCTGCGCCACCTCGCCGTGACCAGCCTCCTGGTGCCGGGTCGCCGCGCACGCTGGCGTGCGACGCTACGGGGGGCCGTCGACGGCCTCCGCGGGGTCGTCGGCCCCGACCCGGAGCGCGTCGGACCACGGCAGCCCTCCCCGCCACGACCGGAGCACGATGCACCTCACGAGCGATGA